DNA from Candidatus Poribacteria bacterium:
TGCGTCTAAACGTCCCATAACCTTCTCCTTTAACGGTGGTCCCGGATCTTCGTCCGTGTGGCTGCATTTGGGAGTCCTCGGACCGCGATGTGTCAAACCCGATGAAGATGGCGAATTGCCGCAACCACCTTATGCACTAACCAATAATGAATGTTCTATTTTGGACAAAACCGATCTCGTCTTCATTGATCCAGTCAGCACAGGGTTCAGCAGAGCGGTACCTGGTGAAGAGGCGAAGCAATTCCACGGATTCAAAAGGGATATTGAGTCGGTTGGCGATTTTATCCTGCTCTATTTGGGACGCTATAAACGTTGGGGGTCGCCTAAACTCCTCATCGGTGAAAGTTATGGAACGACGCGGGCAAGCGGACTTGCGGGGTATCTTCAGGGACGGCACGGTGCCTACCTTAACGCCATTATGCTTGTTTCAGTTGTGCTGAACTTTCAGACGATTCGGTTTGCGCCGGGCAACGATCTGCCCTATATTCTCTACCTACCGACTTATGCAGCGACTGCACTTTATCACAACAGATTAGACGGAATTGATACCGAATTTGAGGCGTTCATGGACGAAGTAAGAGGGTTCGCCACAGGCGATTACACCGTCGCCTTGATGAAGGGGAGTGGCATAACCGACGATCAACGCGCGAACATCGTTCAACAACTCGCAAAGTATACCGGACTGACATCGGAATATCTTGAACGGACGGACTTGCGGATTAATATTGCGCGATTCTGCAAGGAGCTGCTCCGAGATGAGGGCCGCACAGTTGGACGTTTCGATAGCCGTTACAAGGGAATTGACCGCGATTCCGCAGGTGAAAATTATGAATATGACCCAAGTTCGGCAGTCGTCCAAGGGGCATATACCGCTGCGCTCAACAATTACGTTCGCGGCGAACTTGAGTTTGCGTCCGATTTACCTTATGAGATTTTAAGTCGGCGTGTTCATCCGTGGGACTACAGCGACCATCAGAACGAATACGTCAACGTCGCCGACACACTTCGTCAGGCGATGACTGTCAATCCTGCTTTGAAGGTTTTTGTGGCAAACGGTTATTACGACTTGGCAACACCGTTTCTGGCATCGGAGTATACCTTCAGTCACCTCGGACTTGATGAATCTTTGCAGGATAACATCACGATGGCTTACTATCAAGCGGGGCACATGATGTACATTGACCAAGCGGAATTGCGAAAAATGAAAGACGATTTGGATGCGTTCCTTGACGATGTGCTTTCGTAACCCTATGCCTTAACCGCAAGGTAAATTAAAAATATGAGTTATCAAAGAGAGTTTGAGAAGCGGTTAAATGTTGCTGTCGTTGGCGTTGGTTCACACGGTTATCGTAATATTTTACCGACACTGACGTTTCTTCCGATTCGGCTTAAGGCGTTGTGCGACCTTGATATTGACCGTGCCCGTATCACTGCCGAGCAATACGCTGTTAAGGCGTGTTATCCGAGTATGGCGGAGATGTTTCGCAACGAAGAATTGGATGCTATCTTTCTCTGCGCGCCGCCGCGTCTTCACCCCGAATTGGCTTGCGAAGCACTGGATGCGGGGATGCATGTCTGGATGGAAAAGCCACCGGGGATGTTCGCTGATGAAGTTCGGGAGATGATTCAGCACCGGAAGGATCGGGTCGTTGTTGTTGGGTTTAAAAAGGCGTTCATGCCCGCCACACAGAAAATTATCGAAATCTTCGCAACTGACGAATACGGTCCCTTGCGGAGTATTTTGGGCATCTATCCGATGCAGATACCGAGCGATGGAAAGCGTGTGCTGCGCGAGAAAGAGCATACGAATTGGCTCCAAAACGGTTGCCATCCATTGTCGCTGTTTGTTGCAGTTGGCGGGAAGGTTTCCGCTGTAACCGTTCGCAGAGGACAACGGGGTGGTGGCGCGTGCATCTTGGAATACGAGAGTGGCGCACTCGGAAATTTTCATCTGGCGGACGGCGCGCGGCACGGACAACCTTCCGAACTGTATCAATTCTTCGGGGATGGGTGTCACGCAGAAATTCGGAACAATAACCGTGTACTCCTACAGCGCGGTATGCCTTTCAACTACAGCGGCAGCACCGGTTATGTGCCTGAAGGCTTTGATAGTGGTGCGATCGTTTGGGAGCCGCAATTCAGTCTCGGTACGCTTGAAAACAAGGGGCTTTTCGTCCAGGGTTTCTATCAGGAGATGCGATATTTCTGTGATTGCATTCTGGAGGGTAAATCGGCAGAACAAGGGTCACTTGAGTTTGCATTGGAAGTTATGAAAGTTTATGAAGCAGGACTCCGTTCCGAAGGTGAAACCGTACCTGTTTTGTGAGGATGACTACAATCGGAGACCAAGATGCTAACAAAATTGATTTGCCGTAATTTCAAGAACTTTGGAGAGATTGAGGTTGAATTAGGGAATCCTGTTGTCTTCATTGGACCAAACAACTCCGGTAAAACAACTGCTTTGCAAGCCCTTGCCTTATGGGAAATAGGACTTAAACGGTGGAACGAGAACCGTAAAGGGAGAACAAACCCGGAAAAACGACCAGGCGTTGCTATAAACCGACGTGATCTTATCTCAGTTCCAGTGCCGAGTGCGCGATTACTTTGGCGAGATTTGCAAGTTCGTGATGTGGAAAGGGTTGAAGGTAGACAACTAACCCAGAATGTTCGTATAGATATTATTGTGGAAGGTGTTACGGATGGCAAAGGTTGGCGGTGTGGTTTCGAGTTTGACTATGCCAACCAGGAGTCCTTTTATTGTCGCCCTTTGAGAATATCAGAAACAGATGAGAAAGGGATTGAGAGGATGCCTGTTCCTGATGAAGCGGAAAAACTTTCTGTTGCTTTTCTTCCACCAATGTCTGGACTTGCGTCAAATGAAATACGACTTGATGAGGGGGCAATCAATGTCCGTATCGGGGAAGGGCGGACGGCAGAGGTGCTGCGTAATCTCTGTTATCAGGTTTCACAGGATGAAAAAAAATGGGAAGATCTCTGCAAGAAAATCAGTGATCTGTTCGGTGTCCAACTTGATAGACCCGATTACATTCAGGAGCGCGGGGAGATTGCAATGAATTATCAGGATGAATCTGGTATCTCTCTAGACCTCTCTTCATCAGGACGTGGTTTACAACAAACACTACTGCTACTTGCCTACATTGCTGCACATCCGGGGGCTGTTCTGCTCCTTGACGAACCGGACGCGCATCTTGAGATCCTTCGACAACGCCAGATTTATCAGATTCTTACAGAATCAGCAATCGAACATGGCAGTCAGATTATTGCTGCCAGTCATTCTGAAGTTATCCTCAATGAGGCAGCAGATCGCGATGTCGTTATCGCTTTTCTCGGTAAACCCCATCGAATTGATGGTCGCGGTAGTCAACTTCTCAAATCGCTTCGGACTATTGGCTTTGAACAATATTATCAGGCTGAACAGAATGGATGGGTCCTTTATCTTGAAGGTCCAACGGACCTCGCAATCTTACGCGCATTTGCCGAAAAACTTTCGCATGACGTGTTAACTGTGTTGAAACGTCCTTATGTTCACTATGTTGGTAACCAACCTGGAAAAGCCCGTGACCATTTTTATGGCTTGCGCGAGGCAAAGCCTGATCTTGTGGCATTCTGTCTCTTTGATCGAATCTCCGATGAACTTCGGATGCGCCCCGAATTAATAGAATATGCATGGCAAAGGCGTGAGATTGAGAATTACATTGTATCCAGCAAGCAGGTGCTAATTGATTGGTTACAGGCAAAGGCAGAGGAACGAGCTGAAGGTCCCTTGTTCTCAGCACTCTGGGTGTCTATGATGAAGGAAAGAATACAGGAAATTGAGAAAGCCCGAGAAACGCTCGGTCAAGAATCACCGTGGTCACCAGATATTAAAATAACTGATGATTTCTTAGATCGGCTTTTTGAAACTTTCTTTGAAGAATTGCAAATCCCAAATCTTATGCAAAAAACAAATTATCATACTTTAGTCCGGTACGTGACATCAGACCAAATTGATCCAGAAGTTATCAAGGTGCTGGATGATATTTTAGAGGTTGCCAATAAAGCAGTGCCATTGAGCGGTAGTGTGTAGTCTATAAATGGAGGAATAAGCGTGGAGTATAGACGATTAGGAAAGAGTGGACTCAAAGTGTCCGAAATCTGTTTAGGTACGATGACCTTTGGGCATGGTGCTGATGAAGCAGAGGCGAACCGTATGGTGGATCTTGCTCTGGATGCCGGTGTAAATTTTTTTGATACTGCCAATTCTTATGGTGATGGTGAATCCGAAATTCTGCTTGGGAAGGCACTCAAGGGACGACGACGTGATGCGGTTGTTGCAACCAAGTTTTTCAATCCGATGGGCACCGGTCCCAATGATTCTGGCATGTCTCGCGTCCATATTATGCAGGCGATTGACGATAGCCTTAAACGCCTCCAGATGGATTATGTAGATATCTACTATATTCACCACGTTGATTCGCAAACCCCATTAGAGGAGATGCTGCAAGCACTGGATGATCTCGTCCGCCAAGGGAAGGTCCGCTATACGGCGTGTAGCAACTATCAAGCGTGGCGATTATCCGAAGCGTTGTGGCTCAGCGATACGAACAATTGGGCGCGGTTTGCCTGCTATCAACCGCAATATAGTCTCGTTGTGCGGGATATAGAGCAAGAACTTGTGCCGCTCTGTGAACTTAAAGGGTTAGGTGTCGTTGTATGGAGTCCATTGGCGGGTGGGTTTCTCTCTGGCAAATACAAGCCGGGTGAACGTACACACGGCGGGACTCGATCCGAAGAGGGATGGGCATATCCCGAACGCTATTTTGCGAACAACGCCGATGAGACGTTGCAGACACTCCTTGATGTTTCTGATGACCTCGGACATAGTCCTGCACAAGTTGCGCTCCGTTGGGTGCTTGAACAACGCGCGATGACTTCGGTGATTGTCGGCGCAAGGCATGTGGAGCATTTGCGCGATAACCTGGGTGCGGCGGGGTGGCGACTTGAAGGGGACGCTCTCCAAAAACTCAACGAAGTTTCACATCTACCGGATCGCTATCCTGAAGCAATGGAGAAGAACATGCACGAACGACGGAATAGTGCCGTTGATATGCCACGATTGTAGAACTCAGATGCAGCAAAAAGCCGAACTTTTCTCTTGTGGATTTGACTAACTTAAACAATGAACGCTTTTTAGCGAATAATGGGTGGCGCGGAAGGACATACTGTACCATTTCGGGCTTTAAGCTCAGGAGGGGTCTCCATGATAGGAAAATTAGGAAAATGGAAAATTGTTGCGATTGTCGGCGCGGTGCTACTGGTAGTAGCCGCAGTCGCCGTAGGACGCATCATCTTTACAAATGCAAACGGAACAAACAGTGCTGAGGCAACAGAAATAAAGACAGCAATGGTAGAACGGGGTAATATTGCGGTAACAATAGACGCAACAGGTACTATCAAACCTTTGAATATTGTCAAGGTTAGCTCTAAAGCGAGTGGAAAAATCTTGGAACTCAAGGTTGATGCCGGTGATTACGTTGAGAAGGATGAAATCATTGCGGTTATTGAAACGACCTACGTGCAGATTAGTTTGGAGCAGGCTGAAGCCGATGT
Protein-coding regions in this window:
- a CDS encoding peptidase S10; the encoded protein is MSQAEKKESEETTDEEKQPEVPEDKLSVTHHTATINGEEIRYTATTGTLVLKEEVDKEGEKPKATVFFIAYTRDDVEDASKRPITFSFNGGPGSSSVWLHLGVLGPRCVKPDEDGELPQPPYALTNNECSILDKTDLVFIDPVSTGFSRAVPGEEAKQFHGFKRDIESVGDFILLYLGRYKRWGSPKLLIGESYGTTRASGLAGYLQGRHGAYLNAIMLVSVVLNFQTIRFAPGNDLPYILYLPTYAATALYHNRLDGIDTEFEAFMDEVRGFATGDYTVALMKGSGITDDQRANIVQQLAKYTGLTSEYLERTDLRINIARFCKELLRDEGRTVGRFDSRYKGIDRDSAGENYEYDPSSAVVQGAYTAALNNYVRGELEFASDLPYEILSRRVHPWDYSDHQNEYVNVADTLRQAMTVNPALKVFVANGYYDLATPFLASEYTFSHLGLDESLQDNITMAYYQAGHMMYIDQAELRKMKDDLDAFLDDVLS
- a CDS encoding Gfo/Idh/MocA family oxidoreductase: MSYQREFEKRLNVAVVGVGSHGYRNILPTLTFLPIRLKALCDLDIDRARITAEQYAVKACYPSMAEMFRNEELDAIFLCAPPRLHPELACEALDAGMHVWMEKPPGMFADEVREMIQHRKDRVVVVGFKKAFMPATQKIIEIFATDEYGPLRSILGIYPMQIPSDGKRVLREKEHTNWLQNGCHPLSLFVAVGGKVSAVTVRRGQRGGGACILEYESGALGNFHLADGARHGQPSELYQFFGDGCHAEIRNNNRVLLQRGMPFNYSGSTGYVPEGFDSGAIVWEPQFSLGTLENKGLFVQGFYQEMRYFCDCILEGKSAEQGSLEFALEVMKVYEAGLRSEGETVPVL
- a CDS encoding AAA family ATPase, producing the protein MLTKLICRNFKNFGEIEVELGNPVVFIGPNNSGKTTALQALALWEIGLKRWNENRKGRTNPEKRPGVAINRRDLISVPVPSARLLWRDLQVRDVERVEGRQLTQNVRIDIIVEGVTDGKGWRCGFEFDYANQESFYCRPLRISETDEKGIERMPVPDEAEKLSVAFLPPMSGLASNEIRLDEGAINVRIGEGRTAEVLRNLCYQVSQDEKKWEDLCKKISDLFGVQLDRPDYIQERGEIAMNYQDESGISLDLSSSGRGLQQTLLLLAYIAAHPGAVLLLDEPDAHLEILRQRQIYQILTESAIEHGSQIIAASHSEVILNEAADRDVVIAFLGKPHRIDGRGSQLLKSLRTIGFEQYYQAEQNGWVLYLEGPTDLAILRAFAEKLSHDVLTVLKRPYVHYVGNQPGKARDHFYGLREAKPDLVAFCLFDRISDELRMRPELIEYAWQRREIENYIVSSKQVLIDWLQAKAEERAEGPLFSALWVSMMKERIQEIEKARETLGQESPWSPDIKITDDFLDRLFETFFEELQIPNLMQKTNYHTLVRYVTSDQIDPEVIKVLDDILEVANKAVPLSGSV
- a CDS encoding aldo/keto reductase; amino-acid sequence: MEYRRLGKSGLKVSEICLGTMTFGHGADEAEANRMVDLALDAGVNFFDTANSYGDGESEILLGKALKGRRRDAVVATKFFNPMGTGPNDSGMSRVHIMQAIDDSLKRLQMDYVDIYYIHHVDSQTPLEEMLQALDDLVRQGKVRYTACSNYQAWRLSEALWLSDTNNWARFACYQPQYSLVVRDIEQELVPLCELKGLGVVVWSPLAGGFLSGKYKPGERTHGGTRSEEGWAYPERYFANNADETLQTLLDVSDDLGHSPAQVALRWVLEQRAMTSVIVGARHVEHLRDNLGAAGWRLEGDALQKLNEVSHLPDRYPEAMEKNMHERRNSAVDMPRL